The Glutamicibacter mishrai DNA window GGGATGTCTGCATCTCCATCGGCACCTCCGGGGTCGCCTCCGCGGTGGTCGATCACAGCGTGCACGACGGCACCGGGATGGTCACCGGATTTGTGGCCGCCAATGGAAAATTCCTGCCGCTGGCCTGCACCCTGAACGGCGCGCCGGTCCTGGACTTCGGCGCGCGGATGCTCGGGGTCGGCCAAGAGGAATTCTCGCAGCTGGCCCTGGCCGCTGAACCCGGATCCGGCGGCGTTGTTGTGCTGCCCTACTTCGGCGGGGAACGCACTCCCAACCGGCCCGAAGCCACCGGCCTGCTGCAGGGCCTGCGCACCACGACTACCCGCGAGCAGATCGCCCGCGCCTACGTGGAAGGGCTGCTGTGCTCCATGAAGGACGCGGTGGCCGCTCTGGAAGCCAGCACCAAGGTGGCCACGCGGCGGATCCTGCTGATCGGCGGCGGTGCGCAATCCGAGGCGGTCCGCATGATCGCCCCGCAGGTGTTCGGCGTGGCCGTGGACGTTCCGCAGACCGCTCAATACGTGGCGCTGGGCGCGGCCCGGCAGGCGGCCTGGGCGCTGGGCGGCCAGGGACAGCCGCCGGTCTGGAACCTCGCCGAATCCACCCGCTACGAAGCGCAGCCGCGACCGGAAATCTACGCCGGCTACGCGAAGCTGCGCGATCGCACCGATGGGTGGAAATAAGTGCTCGATCGCGTAGCGTAGGAACCATGGATACGCTCTTCTTCGCCCACCGCGGCAGTTCCCATAAATATTCGGAGAATACCCGGGCCGCCTACCTGCAGGCCATCGACGAGGGGGCCGACGGGATCGAATGCGATGTCCACTTGAGCATGGACGGCCAAGTGGTGTGCCACCACGACCCCACGGTGGATCGCACCTCCGATGCCTCGGGCCTGGTCTCGGCCTTCACCCTCGAACAGCTCAAGGCCATGGACTTCACCGGGGTGGTGCCCGCCGAGGTCCCGGCCGAATACGGCACCGAGAACGAGCAGCTGCTCAGCCTCGATGAGCTGCTGGCGCTGATCGAGGACCGCGGCAAGCCGGTGGGCCTGGCCGTGGAGATCAAGCACCCCAGCCCCTATGGCTACCTGCTCGAGGACCGGGTGCTGCAGGTGCTTGCCGGCCATGGCTTCGACCCGCAGACCGGCCGCGCCGGAAGCCAGGGGCAGATCGCGGTGACCTTGATGAGCTTCGAACCCGATGCGCTGCGCTATCTGGGCCGCACGGTGAATACCGATCTGCTGTGCCAGCTGATGACCGAGGTGAATCCCGAATACATCCAGGAGCTCTTGGACTCCGGGCAGGTCGGGCGGGCTGGCGTGTACTCGGTGCTCTACCGCTCGGTGGCCGAGGGCATCGAGCTGATCAACGCCGGGGGCGCTGGCATCATCGGCTCCGGGGTGGCCTGGACCCGCGCCAATGAGCAGATGGTGCGCCGCTGGCTCGCTGAAGGACGCCAAGCGCGGATCTGGACCGTGGATCGGCCCGCCGACGCGCAGTATCTGATCGACCTCGGGGTCGGGGAACTGACCAGCAACCGTCCGGTGGAACTTCGCAGGGAATTGGAGCAGCACTAGGGCCATGGGCATCAAGAATTCCGAACAGGCCAATCTGTACCTGGAAGACACATACGTTTTCAGCACCGAAGCCACCGTGATTGCCGCCGGCAGCGACGACGAGGGTCCGTGGCTTGCGCTCAGCCCCAATATCTTCCACCCGCGCGGCGGGGGACAGCCCGAGGACTCGGGCACCGTAGATGGGCAAGGAGTCGCAGTGCAGCGCGCCGATGACGGGCTGGTGATCCTGCGCGGGGCCGGAAGCCAGCCGGTGGGCGCCGTGGTGCACACGCAGATCGATCGCGAACTGCGCTTGAAGCATGCGGCCTTGCACACCGCCGGGCATGTGCTGGGTTTTGCCGGCGAGGATCGCGGTTGGCAGCACAAGGGCCACTCGCACTTCCCGGGGCAGTCGCGCCTGGACTTCGACCCGGACAGCGTAGACCTGCCGCTGGCCGAGCCAGCCCAGCGTGATGCAGCCAAGGTCTGGCTGCAGCAGCGCGTCGACGAGCTGCTGGCCCAGGGCGGGGAGGTAACCGCAGTGATGGATGAGGCTGGACGGCGGACCGTCACCATTGCCGGAATCAATGCTGAGCCCTGCGGCGGCACCCACGTGAGCCACGTGGACCAGCTGCGCGATGTCGCCATTGGCGAGGCCAAGGTCAAGCGCGGGGTATACAAGGTGCGCTACGAGGCCAGCCATAGTGACTAGGGGTTTGACCCCGGCGACCAAGATGGGGCTGTCCATCTCGATTGCCACCGGGTTGTACGGAATTTCCTTTGGCGCGCTGTCCATTGCCGCCGGGCTGAACCTCTGGCAGACCGTGGCCTTGAGCGCCTTGATGTTCACCGGCGGATCGCAGTTCGCCTTCATCGGCGTGATCTCCGGCGGAGGGGCAGGCTCGGCTGCTTTTTCGGCTGCCTCGCTGTTGGGCGTGCGCAACGCCGTGTACGGCATGCAGATCAAGCAGACCTTGCGCCCGCACGGCCGGCACGTTCCGTGGATGGCCCAGGTGACCATCGACGAATCCACCGCCGTGAGCCTCGGCCAGGCAGGGATCGGGGAAAAGCGCCGCGGATTCTTCACCGCAGGCATCGGGGTGTACGTGCTGTGGAACCTGTTCACCATCATCGGCGCACTGCTGGGCGAACGCATGGGGGATCCGGCGGCCTGGGGGCTTGACGGGGCGGCGGTGGCGGCCTTTATCGGCCTGTTGTGGCCTCGGCTCACATCGATGCAACCGGCGCTGATTGCCGTGGCCGCGGCGATCCTGACCGCGCTGGCGGTGCCCGTCAGCGCACCGGGCCTGCCCATTTTGATCACTGCTGTTGCCGCCGCGCTCTACGCGGTGTTCAGCGTGCGCACAAAGCCCGCGGCAACAGAACATGGCGGGCTGCGCAGCGTGGATGAGGAGCAAGCATGAGTGAACTGAGCTGGTGGATCCTGGCCTCGTGCCTCACCGCCTATGCCATCAAGCTCTGCGGCTACTTCGTGCCGCGCAAGGTGCTCGACTCGCCGCTGATGACCCATGTGGCCTCGACCTTGACCGTCGCATTGCTGGCCTCCCTGGTCACGGTCAACGCCTTCACCTCGGGCCAGGAGCTGGTGATCGATGCGCGCATCGGCGCCCTGGCGGCGGCCATTATCGCGCTGATCTTCAAGGCGCCCTATCTTGTGGTGGTGCTCGTCGGGGCGCTGGCCGCAGTACTTTTGCGAGCCACCGGGCTGGCCGCCTGAAGCAGATGACAAGCCGGGGCAGTGGTGGGAAAGTAGAAGCATGATTGTAGCTTTTTCTGTAGCCCCTTCCGGTACCGGCAGCAACCCCGATGGCTCGGTGCATGATGCCGTCGCCGAAGCCGTGAAAGTGGTGCGCGAGTCCGGCCTGCCCAACCGCACCAGCTCGATGTTCACCGAAATCGAAGGCGAATGGGACGAGGTCTTCGACGTCGTCAAGCGCGCCACCGAAGCCGTGGCGCCTTTCGGCTCCCGCATCTCGCTGGTGATCAAGGCCGACATCCGACCGGGGCGAGAAGGCGAGCTGGACGGGAAGATCCAGCGGCTCGAAAAGGCTATCAAGGACAGCGAGGAGAGTGCATCGAAATGACCCGCCATTCAACTGACCGTGAAGCCGGTTTAGTTGAGCAGTATCTCGAGGAATCCCTCGGGCTTGGAATCGAGTCCCTGGAGAAGGGGCGCGAGCACGCGCGGGCTGCCGGTCTGCCGCCCATCGAAGTCAGTGCGGGACAGGGCAAGCTCCTGCAGCTGCTGGCCGAAATGATCGGCGCCCGCCGGGTTTTGGAGATCGGCACCCTGGGCGGCTATTCGACCAGCTGGCTGGCCCTCGGAGCCGGCGCGGCAGGAACGGTCATCACCTGCGAATTCGAGCCGTTGCACGCCTCGGTAGCGCGGGAGAACCTGGAACGCTCCGGGCTCGCGGACCGGGTGCAGATCAAGCTGGGCGCCGCCGAAGGCACCTTGGATTCGCTGATAGCCAAGCGGACCGAGGCTTTCGACCTGGTCTTCATCGATGCCGACAAGCGCAATAACGTCCGCTATCTTGAACGCGCGCTGAAGCTGTCGCATCCGGGCACCGTGCTGGTGCTCGATAACGTGGTGCGCGGCGGTGCGATCCTGGATGATCCAGCCAAGCTGGGCAACCAGGAAGCCGATGTGCGCGGGGTCCAGGAATCGCTGGCGTGGCTGCGGGAGAACCCGAGGGTGTCGGCTACCGCGCTGCAGACCCTGGGTGCCAAGGGCTGGGACGGATTCGCGATCGCGCGGGTGCTGTAGGCGCTAGCGCGCTGAATGGTGGCCGTGGAATTCCTGCTCGAATTCCTCGTCGGTGTCGTGGGTGAATGGCGGGGACTTGATGATGAAATACAGCACCGCCGCCCCGCAGAGAACGGCCGCGGGCGCGCCAACCCAGAAGGCGTACTCGGTATTGCGCACCAGCCCGGCCACGACCGGGCCCACCAGCATCGGGATGATGTAGTAGTAATGCTTCGGGGCCGCCGGGCCCCAAAAGCGTTCAAGCTTGGATAAGAGGCTGAAGCCGGCAGCAAGGATGATGCATCCGAGCAAAATCACCCACAGCGTGGACGACAGGCTGATGGTGAGGGTCAAAGAGCCGACAAGTCCTGCAGTTAAACACGCGTACTTCGTATTTCGATGCAAGCCCTCGCCCCTTTTTCTGCTCCGGATGGATTGAACCTAGACTAGTATTTTTTCAAACACTTAGACAGTCCGCAATCCTACTTAAGTAGGAGGGTCACGTGGAGCGTTGGCGGAAATAGCCTCGGGCACTGCCGTAGGGTATAAATGTGCCACATATGAACGACTACCGAATCCGACTGGCTGCCGAACACGACGTGCGTCAAGCGCTGGAAATGAAGCTGCAATGCTGGCGTGAGGCCTATGCCGAATTGCGCGAACCAACCTTCTTCGCGCACCACGAAAAAGAACTCGACGGGCAAGTCGCGTGGTGGGAACGAGGACTGGCCTCCGGGGCGCAGTTCTTCATCGCCGAAGACCCGCAGGGCAGGATCATCGGGCTGGCCGGTGGCACCCCGGCCATCGAGGAAGACCGCGATGCCGGCGTGGATATCGAGCTGGGCATGCTCTACGTGCTTGAAGAGTACTACGGCAGCGGCCTGGGGGCACATCTGATGGACGTGGTGCTCGGGCAGCGCGAAGCGCTGGTCTGGGTGATCGAAGGCAACGATCGGGCCATGGCCTTCTTCGAAAAGCAAGGATTCACCGCCGACGGAACCACCGAAGCGCTGGTGGGCACCTGGCAAGGACTGACCGAACGACGGATGGTGCGCACACATGGCTAGGGATACCAAGGACTCGCTGCTCGGCGAATTCCCGATTGATACCGGAACCGCCATCATCGAGGCCGACCCCTACGGCGGGAACCGCTACATCCTGAAGGTCAACGGGGTTCCCTCATCGCATGTGGATCTGGATGATCCGACCTACCTGGACTTCGAGTACATGCGCTGGATGGAGCCGATTTTCACCTACGGCTTCCCGGCCGAGGACTATGACGGCCGCGCCCGCAAGCTGCGCGTGCTGCACCTGGGCGGCGGTGGCTGCTCCATGGCCCGCTGGGTCGCGGCCAGCTACGAAAACGCCCGCCAGGTAGTGGTGGAGCTCGATGCGAAGCTCGCTGAACTGGTGCGCACCAGCTTCGACGTGCCGCGCGCCCCGCTGGTCCGCCTGCGGGTAGGTGATGCCGGCCAGGTGCTGCCCACGCTGAGTGAAGAGAGCCGCGACGTGATCATCCGCGACGTGTTCGCCGGGAGCACCACCCCGCGCGAACTGACCACGGTGGACTACGCCCGCCAGGCTCAACGGGTCCTGGATGGCGGCGGCGTATACATCATGAACTGCGGGGATACCGCGGATCTGGCCGGAGCCAAGGCCGAGGCCGCCACCTTGCTCGAGGTCTTCGAGCATGTGGCCATGATCGCCGACCCGCCGATGCTCAAGGGGCGCCGCTACGGCAATATCGTTTTCCTGGCCAGCGACGAACCGCTCAGCCTCGGCGCCGGGTTCGAACGCAATCTGCGCACCGCACCGCTGCCAGCCCAGCTGGTCTCCGGGGCCGGTGTGCAGCGCTTCGCCGCCGGGGCGTCGCCGATCCTTCCCTAGGCCCTAGGATTCGTCCCAGCGCCGGTAGCTGGAGCCATCGGCGGCGCGCAGCAGCAGCGCGTGGTCGACCATGTACCGGCGCAGCAGGGCGACATCCGGGTGGAATACCCGCAGCCGCTCATTAACCTGCTCTTCGCGCAGCTGCTCATCGGCGCCGATCACCGCGTCGCGGATGGATACCAGCACCTCGTGCCGGTCAGCGGGCTTGGCCGGCAGCGTATCGAGCCGGTGGCCGGTGAAAAACCGCTGGATGCCGGTACGGTCCGCCTGCGCCGCGCTCGCCGAGGACAGCGTCTGATCCAGCAGTTTTTCGTTCAACTGCCCATCTGGGCCAAGCAGTCCGATCTTCTGCCAGCGGGCGAGGTCCTTGAGCTGGGTCTTGCCCGGCTGTTCCGGGACCCCGGCGCCGGTCAGGACGGCTCCGAGCAGCTGTCGCATGCCCGGGTTCTTTAATCCCGCGGCCACTTGGATCCAGGTTCCCGCGGTGTTCTGCTCTTGGCTCATGTCCCCATCCTAGCCACGGCTGGAGCGCCGTGATGGCACAAAACAGCCCGCCATGACCAGGTCATGGCGGGCTGTGCAATGTGGTGCGCGGTGTTTAGACCCCGGCCCACATCTCGATGAGTCCGATGCCGAAGAACAGGACGAAGGCCGCGGAGACAACCCACATCAGCGGGTGGATTTCCTTGGCGCGGCCCTGGGTGGCGCGGATGAAGACGTAGGAGATGAAGCCTGCGCCGATGCCGTTGGCGATCGAGTAGGTGAATGGCATCAGGGTGAAGGTCAGGAAGGCCGGCAGCGCAATGCCCCAGTCGCTCCAGTCGATCTTGGAGACCTGGGTGATCATCATGAAGCCGACGACCACCAGTGCCGGAGCAACCGCTTCGAAAGGCACCAGGTAGATCAGCGGGCTCAGGAACATCGCGACGATCATCAGCAGGCCGGTGACCACCGAGGCCAGGCCGGTGCGTGCGCCTTCGCCGATGCCGGCACCGGATTCCACGAAGATCTGCGCCGAGGAGCTGGAGGTGCCGCCGCCAATGATCGCGCCAGCGGCGTCGACCATCAGCACCTTGTCCACGTTTTCGATCTGTCCGTTTTCGTCCATGGAGCCGGCCTCGGAGGCCAGGCCCACCATGGTGCCCATGGCATCGAAGAAGATCGAGAGCAGGATGACGAAGGCCAGCAGCGAGGCGGCGGTGAAGCCGAGCTTGCTGAAGGCGCCGAAGATGCTGACCTGGCCGATCAGCGACAGGTCAGGCAGGGTCCAATCCGGCATGGATGGAACCACCAGGGACCAGGATCCGGTTTCGAATTCGCCGATGTGGAAGATGGCTTCCAGGATGTTGGCGATCACCGCAGAGACGACGATGCCGATCAGGATCGCGCCCTTGACCTTGCGCACGACCAGGGCCATGGTCAGCAGCAGGCCGATGATGAAGACCAGGATCGGCCAGCCCATCAGTTCGCCGTCGAAGCCCAGGCCTACCGGCACGGTGGTATTCGCGGCGTCCGGGATGCGCTGCACGAAGCCCGCGTTGACCAGGCCGATCAGCGCGATGAACATGCCGATGCCCACCACGATGGCCGTTTTCAGCCCGGCCGGAACCGCGTTGAAGACCGCGGTTCTGAACCCGGTGAGCACCAGGATGAACATGACCACACCGGCAATGAGCACCAGGCCCATGACGTCGGCCCAGGTCAGTTCCGGGTTGGTGGCCACGGTGATGGCCACGAAGGCATTGACGCCAAGGCCGGTGGCCATGGCGAAGGGGTGGCGGGCCCAGATGCCCATGAGGATGGTCAGGATGCCGGCCACAAAAGCGGTCACCGCGGCAACGCGCTGGATGCCCAACTCGCCGCCCGAGGAGTCGGCGCCGGAAAGCACCAGCGGGTTGAGGACGACGATGTAGCTCATTGCGAAGAAGGTGGCGATGCCGCCGCGAACCTCGGTGGAGAACGTCGAACGCCGTTCCGAAATCTTGAAGTATCGGTCGATCCGCGCGGCCGCAGACGTGCCGGAAGCAGTTTTGGTGGAGGAGGACATGGAAAAATTCTATGTTGTTTTTGTTGCGTATCGATATCTAACTTCTAACTAACTAGGCACAATCAGAAATCTTTAGACCCAACTCACACCTAGTAACTGCCAAAGCAAGTACATTGGAGGTAAGGGAAATCACACCCATGTTGATCTCAGGTTATGAAGGAGCGATTCAGATGAGTGATGAAGCGCCAGTCGCAGCAGAAAAGATCGAAGGAATTGTTGTCGGTGTTGATGGTTCGCAGCAAAGCAAGTGCGCTTTGCGGTGGGCCGAACGCGAGGCGGTGCGCCGCGGAAGCGTGCTGAATATCGTTTCCGCCTACACCATTCCGGTCTTCGCCGCGTCCTCCATGGATGCTGGTTACTCGACCCTGGACGATGATTTGATTCGTGGCGGAGCCGAGGAAATCGTCCGGCAGGCGCGGGCTGATCTTGAAGGCAGCCAGGCTCAGATCCGCACCTATATCGAGTCCGGGGATCCGGCCGGGGTGCTTCTGGATTTGAGCCAGGATGCCGAATTGGTTGTCGTAGGCACCCGTGGCCGCGGTGGTTTTGTGGGACGTTTGCTCGGCTCGGTATCCTCCGCGCTGCCGGCCCACTCCAAATGCCCGACTGTTGTGGTGCCGCTGTGCATGTCCAAGGAACAGGAGAGCTCCGGCAACGCGGCCGTTGAGCGCAACTGCATCGTGGTTGGCGTGGATGGCTCGGATCGGGCCCGCTCCGCGGTGCTCGCCGCGGCCGATGCGGCGGTCGCCAGCGACCTGACCCTGCGCCTGATCTGCGCGGTGCCTCCGGTAGGCGCGGCGCTGGCGTGGATGCCGGCGACCATTGACCAGGAAGCCGTGCTGGAAGATGTCCGCTACCAGATGAGCGTGGGCACCAAGTGGCTGCGTTCGCATTACCCGGAGCTGAAGATGGAGACCGATGTGGTTTCCGGGCCTCCGGTAGAAGTGCTGATTCGCGAGTCGGAGCATGCGGTGCTGACGGTGACCGGTTCGCGCGGCCGCGGTGGATTCACCGGCATGCTGCTGGGCTCCACCTCGCAGGGCGTGCTGCACCACTCCAAGGGGCCGGTGATGGTGGTTCCCGATTCGGAGGATCCGCGCTTGGAGGACCGGAAGAACTTCGACACCCGGGCCCAGGAGCAGTAGCCGCCTGGATCGCCGAGGGCGATAAAGCAGATTAAGCAGATTAAGCAGAAGGCCACGCACCCATCGGGTGCGTGGCCTTCTGCTTGGCGGTGGCTGCTTTAGTAGCGAGCTGCCTTCGAGTACAGGTTGTTGACCCAGCTCAATGGCGTCACCGAAATACCTGCATTCGGGTTACGGGCGTGCACTACGTTGCCGTTACCGATGTAGATCGCTACGTGGTAGAACGATGATCCGCCGTTGGAGGAGGAGAACACCAGGTCGCCCGGGCGCAGGTTGCTCAGCGACACGTACTGCGGAGCGCTGAAGAACTGCTGGGTCGAGGTGCGCGGCAGGCTGATGCCCGACTGGCCGAAAGCGCGCTGCGAGAAGCTCGAGCAGTCGAACGCGTTAGGGCCGTTGCTGCCGTAGACGTAGTACTTGCTTGGATCGTCAGCGGTCTTCAAGGCCCAGGCGATTGCTGCCGAGTAGCTGCGGCCGGTATCTGGCTGCGGCTCTGGCTCTGGCTCAGCGGTCTTGGTTGGCTCAGGCTTTGGAGTCGGCTTGGGCGTTGGCTTAGGAGTCGGCTTCGGTGTTGGCTTTGGAGTCGGCTTTGGCTCAGCGGTCTTCGTCGGCTTTGGCTCAGGCTTCGGTTCAGCCGTCCTGGTTGGCTTTGGCTCAGGCTTTGGTTCGGCCGTCTTGGTCGGCTTTGGCTCTGGAGTCTTGGTTGGCTCCGGGGTAGGCTCAGCAGTCTTGGTAGGCTGCGGCTCCGGAGTCTTGGTTGGCTCGGCCTTTGGAGGCTCAGGCATCGCGGTTGGAGTCAGGGTATCGAGCTCCACTGCCTTGGGCTTGACCGTTGGCTCGTCCTGGGAATCGGTAGGTTCCAATTCCTGCGGTTCTGCGACGGCCAGTGGCTGGACTGCCGCTGGCTTTTCCTCGGGAACTTCGGTGGTGTCCTCGGTGGCGATAGCCTCCTCGAGGGCGGCTTCCTGTTCCTTGGCTTCCTTCTTCTCTACTGCCTTGCGGACTTCAGCTTCTTCCTTCTGCTGCAAGGTAGCGAGGTGGCCGATGAGTTCGTTGCGGAGCTTCTTCTCGGGCTCAACGGCGGATTCGTAAGTGTTCAGGGTGCTGTTGGCGGTGGCTGCAGCTGAATCGTAGTTCGCGGCGGCTTCCTCAGCGGCGCTCTGGGCTGCGTCGGCATATTCCTGCCACGCGGAGACCAATGCTTCTGCCTCGGAGGCGGTGTTGACCGACTGGACCTGCTGTTCGCTCAATGCGTCGATGGTGGCGGCCTTGTAGAAGAGGTCGCCTTCCTTGTTGTCATCCAGCAGCAAGCCCAGGGTGGAGGTGCCGGCGCCGTTGCGGTAGATATCCGAAGCGATGGCGCCCAGGTCCTTGCGGCTCTGTGCCAGGTAGGTCTTCGCGTAATCCAGCTGCTTGACGGCCTTCTCGGCTTCGGCGGTGCGCAGGTCGCGCTCTTCGCCAGCGGAGAGCAGGGATTCCTGTGCCTCGGCGGCTTCGGTTTCAACCCGCTGCAGTTCAGCGCGGCTGGAAGCCAGGGATGCCTCGATACGAGCGATCATGGCGTTCGTAGAGTCTTTGTTCTTCTTGGCTTCTTGGATCTCTGCATCCGTTGGCAGAGCCGAAGCGCTTGGTGCAGCTGCGATGGAGACAGATGCAGGGAACGTAGTTGAAGTTGATGCGGACGCGGGCAGGGCACCTACAAGGCAGGATGCTGCTAAGGCTAGTGTGCTAGCGGCGACACCGAGCGTGTGGCGAGTAGCCATATCGTTCCTCACTAAGTTCTTGGATGACAGAGAGCGTTGAAACCGTGACTTCCTGAGGTGGAAAGATCACGATTAGGACAAGGCTCCAAATAGCACATTAGGCTAACTGCAATACCCTTGGCAACACTGTTCACACCAGTCACATGAATCCCAAACGTGTAATTCACTTGAAGTTTTGCGCTGTGATCTGCAGTAACGCGAGATGTTGCGAGTCGTTTTTCCTGAAAGAAACCTTGGAAAATTTTTTGGAGCCGCGCAGGTAGTCGTTACCTGAACGCGCTGTTCATGAAGCTTCGGTAACGCAATGAATGCATTTAATCGCCCCGGTGGGAGATCGAGGGAATCCGGCATCAAAAAGCCGCCTTTAAAAGGAACGGTTTTTGAACGGCTTGGAATCCGATTTCTGGGGCCGGGGGAAGCTGCTCCCGTTCGTGCAGTAATCCGATGTGGTCTGCCTCTCTTTCGAATCCACTCTGGCCACTGGATTCAGGAAAATTTGTGAGACAGATCTCAAAAGAACTTTTCGGGATTTCGGGCTCAAGCCCACCCTAGATCGTGCAATTTTTCGTCGTCGATGCCGAAGTGATGGGCTACCTCATGCATGACCGTAATGCCGATTTCGCGAACCACTTCTTCCCTGGTTTCGCATGCGCGCAGCGTCGGGTTTTTGAAGATCGTAATCTGGTCCGGAAGTGCGCCGAAACCCCAGTCTGAATCCCGTTCGGTCAGCGCCACGCCCTCGTATAGCCCCAGAATTTCAAGGTTTTCTGGCTCTCCTGGCTGGGGTGTGTACTCGTCTTCGATGAAGAAAATGACGTTGTCCATCATGGCGAAAGCGGCCTCGGGAATGGCGTCGATCGCCTGCTCAACTAGCTGCTCGAACTCGTCGTCGCTGATCTCTGAAAGCATGTTTTCAGCCTAGTTGCGGAGCATGGTTTCGGCATCGAAAAAATGGCCCGGGAGCCGATTTTGCGAAATCAAAAAACCCCACGTATAGTTATTGGAGTCCGCTACGGAGACGCAAGAAACCGAAGCGACTTAGGCCCCCATCGTCTAGCGGCCTAGGACACCGCCCTTTCACGGCGGCGGCACGGGTTCGAATCCCGTTGGGGGTACAAACAACTAATTCATTAGTTGTCAGATGGAGAAATCCATTGGCTTGCGAAAGCAAGGCCCTGTAGCGCAGTTGGTTAGCGCGCCGCCCTGTCACGGCGGAGGTCGCGGGTTCAAGTCCCGTCAGGGTCGCTCAATTTACTAATCTATTAGTAAATTTGGTGTCCACTAAGTGGTACCAGGCTCTGTAGCTCAGTTGGTAGAGCGTTCGACTGAAAATCGAAAGGTCACCGGATCGACGCCGGTCGGAGCCACGCAGGCCCTCGGTTTACCGAGGGTTTTACTGTGTGTATTGAAAGTTATTCAAAACACTAGGCCCTGTAGCGCAGTTGGTTAGCGCGCCGCCCTGTCACGGCGGAGGTCGCGGGTTCAAGTCCCGTCAGGGTCGCCTGATAAACAAATGCTCCGGTTTTCCGGAGCATTTGCTGTATCTGCGGTTATTTAGTTGGCGCGTCCCAAGTGGCGCGGCCCCAGCCAACGGTTGCTCAGCCTGCGATAGGCCGCGGCAGCGCCGGTCATATCGCCATCATCCAAAGCCTGCAGGCCATCGAGCAAGTCATTGGGCGAATCGTCAGGCCACACAATTTCAGCCAAAAGACCGTAGTCCAGCTCGATGACCGAGCGGCGATCAAAGGACTCCAGCCAACTGCCCAGGCTGCCCAGCTCCTCGAAAAGCTGAGATTGGGGCGCATGGGTCACCAGCGTCTGGACAGCCCAGGCAAGCCGCTCCACGGCCTGCTCAAAGCCGATGTACATGCGCGCGGTCTTCAGATGCTCGCCTTCATGGATGACCTCTTGCTCATCATCTTCGCGGAACAAGGCAAACCAGCTCAGTGGAATGCCCCAGGAAGATGTGCGGGTATGAAGATGCGTCAGATCCCCAGCGAGCCGGTCCGGATCCACCCGCTGCGCGTTCGCTTTCCGGGAGGCCGGCGGGACCAGGAGGTCGAAAACTTCTGGGCGGATGGCCTCTTCGGCCTGCTCGGCGGCGAGCAGGCTGCGCGCCTGCAGCTGCCCGGGGCAGTAGCGGGTATGTTCGGTGCCCTGGTAATCAAGGGTCTTGATGGCCCGGAAAAATTCGGGCTCATTGTGCGGGAATGGGTCGGAAACGCTGCGCAAGGTGCGTTGCCACAGCCGCTCATTTTCGAACTCGTCCCATTGCGCGGCGGTGCGCTGCGGGGTGCGCAGAATGATCGACTGGGCCCAGTCTTCAAA harbors:
- a CDS encoding metallopeptidase family protein, yielding MLSEISDDEFEQLVEQAIDAIPEAAFAMMDNVIFFIEDEYTPQPGEPENLEILGLYEGVALTERDSDWGFGALPDQITIFKNPTLRACETREEVVREIGITVMHEVAHHFGIDDEKLHDLGWA
- a CDS encoding NlpC/P60 family protein, producing the protein MATRHTLGVAASTLALAASCLVGALPASASTSTTFPASVSIAAAPSASALPTDAEIQEAKKNKDSTNAMIARIEASLASSRAELQRVETEAAEAQESLLSAGEERDLRTAEAEKAVKQLDYAKTYLAQSRKDLGAIASDIYRNGAGTSTLGLLLDDNKEGDLFYKAATIDALSEQQVQSVNTASEAEALVSAWQEYADAAQSAAEEAAANYDSAAATANSTLNTYESAVEPEKKLRNELIGHLATLQQKEEAEVRKAVEKKEAKEQEAALEEAIATEDTTEVPEEKPAAVQPLAVAEPQELEPTDSQDEPTVKPKAVELDTLTPTAMPEPPKAEPTKTPEPQPTKTAEPTPEPTKTPEPKPTKTAEPKPEPKPTRTAEPKPEPKPTKTAEPKPTPKPTPKPTPKPTPKPTPKPEPTKTAEPEPEPQPDTGRSYSAAIAWALKTADDPSKYYVYGSNGPNAFDCSSFSQRAFGQSGISLPRTSTQQFFSAPQYVSLSNLRPGDLVFSSSNGGSSFYHVAIYIGNGNVVHARNPNAGISVTPLSWVNNLYSKAARY
- a CDS encoding universal stress protein, which translates into the protein MSDEAPVAAEKIEGIVVGVDGSQQSKCALRWAEREAVRRGSVLNIVSAYTIPVFAASSMDAGYSTLDDDLIRGGAEEIVRQARADLEGSQAQIRTYIESGDPAGVLLDLSQDAELVVVGTRGRGGFVGRLLGSVSSALPAHSKCPTVVVPLCMSKEQESSGNAAVERNCIVVGVDGSDRARSAVLAAADAAVASDLTLRLICAVPPVGAALAWMPATIDQEAVLEDVRYQMSVGTKWLRSHYPELKMETDVVSGPPVEVLIRESEHAVLTVTGSRGRGGFTGMLLGSTSQGVLHHSKGPVMVVPDSEDPRLEDRKNFDTRAQEQ